In Phyllobacterium zundukense, the following are encoded in one genomic region:
- a CDS encoding LysR family transcriptional regulator: MDMIEAMKVAVAVARHNSFSSASRDLRLSAASVSRIVADLEADLGVRLFNRTTRQINLTDAGMEFVQKSTCLLEELDLMRSAVRERHDTPAASSTSPA; the protein is encoded by the coding sequence ATGGATATGATCGAGGCCATGAAGGTGGCCGTGGCAGTCGCCAGGCATAACAGCTTCTCTTCTGCGAGCCGGGATTTGCGCCTTTCCGCTGCCTCGGTAAGCCGCATTGTGGCAGACCTTGAGGCCGATCTCGGCGTACGTCTCTTCAACCGCACCACCAGGCAGATCAATCTGACAGATGCCGGGATGGAGTTCGTTCAAAAGAGCACCTGCCTCCTGGAGGAGCTTGATCTGATGCGGAGTGCGGTACGCGAACGCCACGACACCCCCGCGGCCAGCTCCACGTCTCCTGCGTAA
- a CDS encoding substrate binding domain-containing protein — protein MAPAVPEFLRRFPQLDVSIDLGNRLVDLIGEHFDVAIRVGPLNDSSLIAQRIFTQRIVFVATPQFCERYGTPKTLDEIRACPSVTQVSGNWGRVHRFSHGGKVIDFEVPQHLTMNSARAVRNACLTGGGYSLLGDFMVAQDIAENRLVRLLPDYEPIEQPIFAFYAQRRHTPRKVRVFIDYLAEVFSGKNTT, from the coding sequence CTGGCACCAGCGGTTCCTGAGTTCCTGCGAAGGTTCCCGCAGCTCGATGTCTCTATCGACCTTGGCAATCGGCTGGTCGATCTCATAGGAGAGCACTTCGATGTCGCCATCCGGGTAGGACCGTTGAACGATTCATCCCTGATCGCACAGAGGATTTTCACGCAGAGGATCGTGTTCGTCGCTACGCCCCAGTTTTGCGAGCGATATGGGACACCCAAGACCTTAGATGAGATCAGAGCTTGCCCATCCGTTACTCAGGTCAGCGGGAATTGGGGGCGCGTACATAGGTTTTCGCATGGAGGAAAGGTCATTGACTTCGAAGTGCCGCAGCATCTGACAATGAACTCAGCGCGAGCGGTGAGAAACGCCTGCCTTACGGGAGGGGGCTATTCCCTCTTGGGCGATTTCATGGTCGCCCAGGATATAGCGGAGAATCGCCTCGTGCGGCTGCTGCCGGACTATGAACCCATCGAGCAACCGATCTTTGCGTTCTACGCTCAGCGACGGCATACCCCACGTAAAGTCAGGGTGTTTATTGACTATTTGGCGGAGGTGTTCAGCGGCAAGAATACCACGTGA
- a CDS encoding recombinase family protein has translation MKALQKPRLIGYARVSTEDQVHDAQLIELKTAGCHEILEEHGSGASRARPVLARLLREINAGDVLVVVRLDRLARSVSHLLAVIEQLEAQGAHFRSLRDPIDTSTPQGMFSLQVLGAVAQLERSLISERTKAGIKAAKARGRLPGNPGLRKQLPDALAKAAKARDKSHLSDLTATMPSWLPVVQRMRPDHPWEDVARSLNHQTGQNWSVDRLRRSVRRLVREGLADPRLIRPSPRRTPEDRLMSLITGIAKANPDLALRDIASQLEAMHERTPRGSSTWAASSVKNLLDRAKKLGLVSQ, from the coding sequence ATGAAAGCTCTCCAAAAGCCCCGCCTAATCGGTTATGCCCGCGTCTCCACTGAAGATCAGGTACATGATGCCCAGCTCATCGAACTGAAAACCGCGGGTTGTCACGAGATCTTGGAGGAACACGGATCCGGCGCGTCCCGGGCCCGGCCTGTGCTGGCAAGATTACTGCGCGAGATCAATGCCGGCGATGTCTTGGTCGTGGTGCGGCTCGATCGTCTGGCACGGTCTGTCAGCCATCTGCTTGCCGTCATCGAGCAGTTGGAAGCGCAAGGCGCCCATTTTCGCTCGCTTCGCGATCCGATCGATACCTCCACGCCACAAGGTATGTTTTCTTTGCAGGTTCTGGGCGCTGTTGCGCAATTGGAGCGCTCACTGATTTCCGAGCGTACGAAGGCCGGTATCAAGGCGGCCAAAGCGCGAGGCAGACTTCCGGGCAATCCTGGCCTACGCAAGCAGCTCCCCGATGCTCTTGCCAAGGCGGCAAAGGCGCGTGACAAGAGTCATCTTTCGGATCTGACCGCAACCATGCCGTCCTGGCTGCCGGTGGTGCAGCGCATGCGGCCGGACCATCCGTGGGAAGACGTAGCACGCAGTCTCAACCATCAGACGGGACAGAATTGGAGCGTTGATCGCCTGCGCCGCTCAGTCAGACGGCTGGTTCGCGAAGGCTTGGCCGATCCTAGGCTGATACGCCCCTCGCCTCGCCGCACGCCGGAAGACCGATTGATGTCGCTGATCACCGGCATCGCCAAGGCCAACCCGGACCTGGCCTTGCGCGACATTGCCAGCCAGCTCGAAGCGATGCATGAACGCACGCCCCGCGGCTCTTCCACTTGGGCAGCCTCGTCGGTCAAGAATCTGCTCGACCGAGCCAAAAAGCTCGGGTTGGTATCACAATAG
- a CDS encoding type II toxin-antitoxin system VapC family toxin translates to MILVDTNVLLDLVTDDPNWADWSIAQLEAASLRGPLLINDVVYAELAVRYGRIEELEAFVGEAGLEIVPIPRAALFLAGKVFMQYRRSGGSRTGVLPDFFIGAQAAVSQLTLLTRDVGRYRTYFPSLTLITPGI, encoded by the coding sequence GTGATTCTGGTCGACACGAATGTTCTACTCGATCTCGTCACCGACGACCCGAATTGGGCCGATTGGTCGATCGCGCAGCTTGAGGCGGCATCCTTGCGCGGTCCACTACTGATCAATGATGTGGTCTATGCCGAGCTTGCGGTTCGTTACGGCCGCATTGAGGAACTTGAGGCGTTTGTCGGTGAAGCTGGCCTTGAAATTGTTCCAATACCGCGTGCTGCCCTGTTCCTGGCCGGAAAAGTCTTCATGCAATACCGTAGATCGGGAGGATCGCGCACCGGCGTTCTGCCCGACTTCTTCATTGGCGCTCAAGCGGCCGTTAGCCAACTGACCCTGCTCACCCGCGATGTCGGTCGATATCGAACTTATTTTCCATCGCTAACGCTGATCACCCCCGGTATTTGA
- a CDS encoding AbrB/MazE/SpoVT family DNA-binding domain-containing protein produces MTTTVTTKGQVTIPKPVRDFLGIVPGSKVDFHRASDGSVVITRADRKQPPSRFGNLRGHAGDGLDTDAIMALTRGET; encoded by the coding sequence ATGACTACAACCGTTACGACGAAGGGGCAAGTGACTATCCCCAAGCCGGTGCGCGACTTTCTGGGAATAGTGCCAGGCAGCAAGGTTGATTTTCACCGGGCAAGCGATGGCAGCGTCGTTATTACGCGTGCCGACAGAAAGCAGCCCCCAAGCCGCTTTGGCAACCTGCGTGGCCATGCCGGCGACGGACTTGATACTGACGCGATCATGGCGCTGACGCGCGGTGAAACGTGA
- the repC gene encoding plasmid replication protein RepC — protein MIGNLITTPFGRRSMSLAHLKAQTQAQEIEAGKTADKWQVYRWLCEGKEIIGIGDRSLAVLNALLSFLPDNELSADNGLVVFPSNAQLSMRAHGMANATLRRHLAALLECELITRKDSPNGKRYSRKGRGGEITDAFGFSLAPLLVRAEELQQAAESVRAASMALKLVRERITLHRRDIGKLIEVAVAEDVPGDWGTLWKRFRAIVEAIPRQTVLAALEPILCDLAALHDEVAMLLEKHVNAENPSANESQYEPQQQNSKPDSHPDLEPRFRKNQGPKLELVKPKAEDVTKAYPLGLVMKACPEIADYAASGISNWRDLMTTAAQVRGYLGISPSAYEDALDVFGQENTAIVIACILQRAQNINSAGGYLRALTEKARVGEFSVGPMLMAALKANGVHPQLVIATS, from the coding sequence ATGATTGGAAATCTCATAACGACGCCCTTTGGGCGGCGATCAATGTCACTTGCGCATTTGAAAGCGCAGACACAAGCGCAGGAAATCGAAGCAGGGAAAACGGCCGACAAGTGGCAGGTCTATCGCTGGCTGTGCGAAGGCAAAGAAATCATTGGTATTGGCGACCGGTCCCTGGCCGTGCTCAATGCCTTGCTGTCGTTCCTGCCCGACAATGAACTGTCGGCGGACAACGGGCTGGTGGTCTTTCCTTCCAATGCCCAGCTTTCGATGCGCGCCCACGGCATGGCTAATGCCACGTTGCGCCGCCACCTCGCGGCGCTGCTCGAATGCGAGCTGATCACCCGCAAGGACAGCCCAAACGGCAAACGCTATTCGAGGAAGGGCAGGGGAGGGGAGATCACTGACGCGTTCGGCTTCTCCCTGGCCCCGCTGCTGGTACGCGCAGAAGAGCTGCAGCAGGCCGCTGAGAGCGTGCGCGCGGCGTCTATGGCCCTCAAGCTCGTTCGGGAGCGCATTACGCTGCACAGGCGCGATATTGGGAAGCTCATTGAGGTTGCCGTCGCGGAAGACGTTCCTGGCGACTGGGGAACACTCTGGAAGCGTTTTCGGGCGATTGTGGAGGCAATCCCGCGCCAGACAGTGCTTGCCGCCCTGGAGCCAATCCTATGCGATCTGGCGGCGCTGCACGACGAAGTGGCTATGCTGTTGGAAAAACATGTAAATGCTGAGAATCCGAGCGCCAATGAGTCTCAATATGAACCGCAGCAACAGAATTCAAAACCCGACTCTCATCCTGATCTTGAACCTCGCTTTCGAAAAAACCAAGGGCCGAAACTCGAGCTGGTAAAACCCAAGGCTGAAGATGTAACAAAAGCCTATCCGCTTGGACTGGTGATGAAGGCCTGTCCGGAAATCGCCGACTATGCGGCCAGTGGGATCAGCAACTGGCGCGATCTGATGACCACGGCGGCGCAGGTAAGGGGCTATCTCGGCATTTCCCCCTCGGCCTATGAGGATGCGCTCGATGTCTTTGGCCAGGAGAACACCGCCATCGTTATCGCCTGCATCCTGCAGCGAGCTCAAAACATCAATTCTGCCGGCGGTTACCTGCGAGCTTTGACCGAAAAGGCGAGGGTAGGGGAGTTTTCCGTCGGGCCGATGCTGATGGCGGCGTTGAAGGCTAATGGCGTCCATCCGCAGCTGGTGATCGCGACTTCATGA
- the repB gene encoding plasmid partitioning protein RepB has protein sequence MARKNLIEVSADGDAAFDKATAMTSARPIAGFIAPAVRSAPIGGITKTLGNITQKFERAQDIEKQLAEGQMIVELDPTLVDGSFISDRLGIDPVELAELVGQIKDHGQQVPILVRPHAEAKGRYQVAYGHRRLAAVKELGIKVRAVIRELSDDQLVVSQGQENNARTNLSYIERALFAVRLEDRTFSRDTIMAALGIDKAALSKMISVVRQIPIELIEAIGNAPEVGRRRWMEFADLLPRAKGKDLVALLSADNSRTLSSDQRFQRAVDALNGKPEKASEASRTQAWIPVDKSGSVSLNGTQKKASISIKADYGLEFAEFITGQLDGLYEAYRRSKRETTGD, from the coding sequence ATGGCTCGCAAGAATTTGATTGAAGTTTCTGCCGACGGCGATGCGGCTTTCGATAAAGCAACGGCGATGACTTCAGCGAGGCCTATCGCTGGGTTCATTGCTCCTGCAGTTCGCAGTGCTCCCATCGGTGGCATTACGAAGACGCTTGGTAATATCACTCAAAAATTCGAGCGTGCTCAGGATATCGAAAAACAGCTGGCAGAAGGCCAGATGATTGTCGAACTTGATCCGACCTTAGTCGATGGATCGTTCATCAGTGACCGACTTGGTATTGACCCAGTGGAACTTGCCGAACTCGTCGGCCAGATCAAGGACCATGGACAGCAGGTACCAATTCTCGTCCGTCCGCACGCAGAAGCTAAAGGCCGATATCAGGTAGCGTACGGTCACCGTAGGTTAGCAGCCGTCAAGGAACTTGGCATCAAGGTTCGTGCAGTTATCCGCGAACTTTCCGATGATCAACTCGTGGTTAGTCAGGGCCAGGAAAACAATGCCCGAACGAATCTGTCATACATTGAACGCGCGCTGTTTGCTGTTCGCCTCGAAGATCGTACGTTTTCCAGAGACACAATTATGGCCGCGCTTGGCATTGATAAAGCCGCCCTGTCGAAAATGATCTCCGTTGTACGTCAGATACCGATCGAGTTGATAGAAGCGATCGGGAACGCACCGGAGGTTGGAAGGCGGCGATGGATGGAGTTCGCTGACTTGCTCCCGAGGGCTAAAGGTAAGGACCTGGTGGCGCTGTTGTCCGCGGACAACTCCAGAACACTTTCCAGCGATCAACGTTTTCAACGAGCGGTCGATGCTCTCAACGGGAAGCCAGAGAAGGCTAGTGAAGCCTCCCGTACCCAGGCTTGGATTCCGGTTGATAAATCAGGCAGTGTTTCGCTGAATGGCACCCAAAAGAAGGCCTCAATCAGCATTAAAGCGGATTACGGCCTTGAGTTCGCAGAGTTTATCACTGGCCAATTGGACGGTCTCTACGAGGCATACAGAAGGTCAAAAAGGGAAACTACAGGAGACTGA
- the repA gene encoding plasmid partitioning protein RepA → MLQRPSQNNEQEHLPSMLSADSIELSRQLQLHQQKIFPPTSQKTIRQFAPAEAAYYIGIGEGYLRQVASEGFGPEPLANGRRLYTPDDMDNIRRSLDEKNGSPKYIPNRRPGEKLQVIAVMNFKGGSAKTTTSAHLAQYLALRGHRVLAIDLDPQASLSALFGHQPELDVGEGETLYGAIRYEGPRPIAEIVRATYTQNLHIVPGNLELMEFEHETPRAITSGSAESMFFARIGEVLTDIESLYDVVIIDCPPQLGFLTMSALCAATSVLITVHPQMLDVMSMSQFLAMTSEMMAVVERAGGRTSYDWMRYLVTRYEPNDGPQSQMTGFMRAIFGNRMLHNHMLKSTAISDAGVTKQTLYEVERSQFTRGTYDRAMESLNAVNSEIEGLLKSTWGRK, encoded by the coding sequence ATGTTACAAAGACCCAGCCAGAACAATGAGCAGGAACACCTGCCGTCGATGCTATCAGCGGATTCGATAGAATTGTCACGGCAGCTTCAACTGCATCAGCAGAAGATTTTCCCGCCAACATCTCAAAAGACGATCCGCCAATTCGCACCAGCGGAAGCCGCTTACTATATCGGCATTGGTGAGGGTTACCTGAGACAGGTAGCTTCGGAAGGATTCGGACCCGAGCCGCTAGCAAATGGCAGGCGGTTGTACACCCCAGACGATATGGATAACATTCGCCGATCTCTCGATGAGAAAAACGGTTCCCCAAAGTACATTCCGAACCGGCGCCCCGGAGAAAAACTTCAAGTTATTGCGGTCATGAATTTCAAGGGCGGATCGGCGAAGACAACGACCTCCGCTCACCTAGCCCAATATCTCGCTCTTCGTGGCCATAGGGTTCTGGCCATCGATCTCGATCCACAAGCTTCGTTGTCGGCACTCTTCGGTCATCAACCGGAGCTAGATGTAGGCGAGGGCGAGACGCTTTACGGTGCGATCCGTTACGAAGGGCCGCGACCAATCGCGGAAATCGTTCGGGCTACATACACTCAGAACCTGCATATTGTACCGGGCAATCTCGAGTTGATGGAATTCGAACACGAGACACCGAGAGCCATCACGTCCGGATCGGCAGAGTCCATGTTCTTCGCTCGCATCGGGGAGGTTCTGACGGACATCGAGAGTCTCTACGATGTGGTTATTATTGACTGCCCACCTCAGCTTGGCTTTTTGACGATGTCCGCATTATGCGCAGCGACGTCCGTTTTGATCACCGTGCATCCACAGATGCTCGACGTGATGTCCATGTCGCAGTTTCTCGCGATGACGAGCGAGATGATGGCTGTGGTCGAAAGGGCAGGCGGCCGCACCAGCTACGACTGGATGCGCTATCTCGTCACGAGGTACGAACCGAACGACGGTCCGCAAAGTCAAATGACCGGCTTTATGCGCGCCATCTTCGGTAACCGGATGCTGCACAATCATATGCTGAAGTCTACTGCCATCTCCGATGCCGGCGTAACGAAACAAACACTCTACGAGGTTGAACGAAGCCAGTTCACTCGGGGCACTTACGATCGTGCGATGGAATCTTTGAACGCGGTAAATTCAGAAATCGAAGGCCTCCTGAAGTCGACTTGGGGGAGGAAATAA
- a CDS encoding relaxase/mobilization nuclease domain-containing protein, producing MTKNPSKLLSRIEAANRALPTYFENIEDKRRGRGSGGGSSGGKRSLPAPAMLSQHAAHGFGVATAVSRAQGNNAVVLKVLSYGAGANSARNVLTYQAKEEKATDHNGREIADIEKAIEDWSREFEGREGSKDVLILSYGLKNADRETVNRALERAASEGFYDQGDTERSYAFSTSPDVNDQTRLTLALIMAHEKQSRVDKSKVSRLNPTLDLIHQIDRRIDGFLLGEGVTPVSRCQAKTASGRKGLSATLHAMTRGGVEVTISTKTRIKDRKDSAGQYERGPDRRSVTTRDRKAITRESATIASLMHTNQSRDFMHLLISGPANVDRDRFVKAGAAFLSAQFGTHRYTYAVHNRDDKSKHPHLHVIVALRDSRGKRLDPSIRDFTEWRMRFAEKARERGIQLEPQKRNDRAGPPQIKRWEWELFHRMGAASPATLADKVRAKIHDKPTTPKLAAARARFRDTRKNLNRVIGMLDRLSKDRSVSSTARELSQDLLAGLTREYDRLETAIRDGRNPALVRGEVHMLRTTPISQSQADIAKERVAKAVVDVAAKLTNPIDKETFNKAAKVITKLVDLQLASRIDVRIKDRDTQPAAMSTKSAGGKDRVGEREAQPRTSTHKVVDIGRTQLALQARDHAGRDEEHATKPFPPEQELQHSRENVRTIKVRPPRSKEGERDR from the coding sequence ATGACGAAGAACCCATCCAAACTTCTTTCCCGTATTGAGGCGGCCAACCGGGCACTGCCGACCTATTTCGAGAACATCGAGGACAAACGCCGTGGTCGCGGCAGCGGCGGTGGATCGAGTGGCGGCAAGCGCTCCCTTCCCGCTCCTGCAATGCTGTCACAGCACGCAGCGCACGGCTTCGGTGTCGCAACTGCCGTAAGTCGTGCGCAGGGCAACAACGCCGTGGTGCTTAAGGTCTTGAGTTACGGTGCCGGCGCCAATTCCGCTCGCAATGTCCTCACCTATCAAGCCAAGGAAGAAAAAGCGACCGACCACAACGGCCGCGAAATCGCCGACATCGAGAAAGCCATTGAGGACTGGAGCCGTGAGTTCGAAGGGCGAGAAGGCTCGAAGGATGTTCTTATTCTTAGCTACGGGCTAAAAAATGCTGACCGTGAGACGGTCAACCGCGCACTTGAACGCGCCGCCTCTGAGGGGTTCTACGATCAGGGCGATACAGAGCGCTCATACGCTTTCAGCACCAGTCCTGATGTTAACGACCAGACGCGGCTAACGCTCGCTCTCATTATGGCGCACGAAAAGCAGAGTCGCGTTGACAAGAGTAAGGTTAGCCGACTAAATCCGACACTCGATTTGATCCACCAGATCGATCGCCGCATCGATGGCTTTCTGCTCGGCGAAGGCGTTACGCCGGTATCTCGGTGTCAGGCCAAGACCGCATCCGGACGGAAGGGCCTGAGCGCCACGCTGCACGCAATGACGCGCGGTGGCGTCGAGGTGACGATCTCGACAAAAACCCGCATCAAGGACCGGAAAGACAGCGCCGGCCAGTATGAGCGCGGTCCTGACCGGCGTAGCGTCACCACACGCGACCGCAAGGCGATCACCCGGGAGAGCGCAACCATTGCGTCTTTGATGCACACAAACCAGAGTCGCGATTTCATGCACCTGCTCATATCCGGACCCGCCAATGTTGACCGCGACCGGTTCGTCAAGGCAGGGGCAGCCTTCCTGAGCGCACAATTCGGCACACACCGCTATACCTATGCCGTCCACAATCGCGATGACAAATCAAAGCACCCTCACCTCCACGTAATCGTGGCCTTGCGTGATTCGCGCGGCAAACGCCTTGATCCCAGCATTCGTGATTTCACCGAATGGCGGATGCGCTTCGCCGAAAAAGCTCGCGAGCGTGGTATCCAACTGGAACCGCAAAAACGCAACGATCGTGCCGGACCCCCACAGATCAAACGCTGGGAATGGGAACTGTTCCACCGCATGGGCGCGGCCTCCCCGGCAACCCTGGCGGACAAAGTCCGCGCGAAGATCCATGACAAGCCGACTACTCCCAAGCTTGCGGCGGCAAGAGCGCGCTTTCGGGACACCAGGAAAAATCTGAACCGCGTCATTGGTATGCTCGATCGCTTGAGCAAAGACCGGTCGGTGTCGAGTACAGCCCGCGAGTTGAGCCAGGATTTGCTTGCCGGGCTCACACGCGAATACGACCGCCTCGAGACAGCCATCCGTGACGGTCGCAACCCCGCTTTAGTAAGAGGTGAAGTACATATGCTCAGGACAACTCCCATCTCACAATCCCAAGCCGACATTGCCAAAGAGCGCGTGGCCAAGGCCGTCGTCGATGTCGCAGCCAAGCTCACCAACCCGATCGATAAGGAAACGTTCAACAAGGCGGCCAAGGTCATCACCAAACTGGTCGACCTGCAGCTAGCCTCCCGCATCGATGTCCGGATAAAAGATCGTGACACGCAGCCGGCTGCGATGAGCACCAAGAGCGCGGGCGGCAAGGACCGTGTTGGCGAACGCGAAGCGCAACCTAGAACATCGACGCACAAGGTGGTGGATATCGGCCGCACGCAACTGGCGCTGCAGGCGAGAGATCATGCTGGCAGAGACGAAGAGCACGCGACCAAACCTTTCCCGCCGGAACAGGAGCTTCAACACTCGAGAGAAAACGTTCGAACCATCAAAGTGCGCCCGCCGCGATCCAAGGAGGGGGAGCGGGACCGGTAG
- a CDS encoding ParA family protein, which produces MNARRIPTHVNAAGLTLAITNLKGGVGKSVLTSLIAAEFAQQGASVHVVDCDEQQSTTRWHTVSRQRGYRLEGIGLTAIPATQDFHTAVASIPASDIRLFDVGGFFHDRAVEAYKQCDAVLIPVINEATSATQAMAIRSILETNGKEMQRPVIPYKAIFNNLHPFNINSPAVAETAKILVNANFPLAKPIIKTRDYYARVAAGWGTLYDWRAHFESNPKLTPSARQKALEPVYGAIEGVNILNNEIIQLLREAQT; this is translated from the coding sequence ATGAACGCCAGAAGGATCCCAACGCACGTCAACGCAGCCGGGTTAACGCTCGCCATCACCAATCTGAAGGGCGGGGTTGGCAAGTCAGTTTTGACCAGTCTGATCGCCGCAGAATTCGCCCAGCAGGGCGCGTCGGTTCATGTCGTGGATTGCGACGAACAGCAATCCACGACGAGGTGGCATACAGTCTCCCGGCAACGCGGTTACAGGCTTGAGGGCATCGGGCTTACGGCCATTCCAGCTACCCAGGACTTCCATACCGCTGTAGCTTCGATACCGGCCAGCGACATCCGGCTCTTTGATGTCGGCGGCTTTTTCCATGACAGGGCAGTCGAAGCCTACAAGCAATGTGACGCCGTTCTCATTCCCGTCATCAACGAGGCAACTTCCGCCACGCAAGCTATGGCGATCCGCAGCATCCTTGAGACCAACGGAAAAGAGATGCAGCGGCCGGTGATTCCCTACAAGGCGATTTTCAACAATCTTCATCCCTTCAATATCAATTCGCCAGCTGTAGCTGAAACGGCCAAGATACTGGTCAACGCAAACTTCCCCTTGGCCAAACCCATAATCAAGACCCGCGATTACTACGCCCGTGTCGCGGCCGGTTGGGGAACCCTCTATGACTGGCGCGCACATTTCGAAAGTAATCCGAAACTGACGCCGTCAGCGAGGCAAAAGGCGCTAGAGCCTGTCTACGGCGCGATCGAAGGCGTCAATATCCTCAACAATGAAATCATTCAGCTTCTGAGGGAGGCGCAGACATGA
- a CDS encoding helix-turn-helix domain-containing protein gives MEQQTVLGQGAQAIISIHCHPVDLYVGQQIRRRREAIGVSQQALARKAGISFQQIQKYERGKNRVSASKLYVVACALRVPITYFFPEIDETDPIPTNGPD, from the coding sequence ATGGAGCAGCAAACTGTTCTCGGACAAGGTGCGCAAGCTATAATTTCCATTCACTGTCATCCGGTTGATCTCTACGTCGGTCAGCAAATTCGCCGTCGACGAGAGGCCATTGGTGTTTCGCAGCAGGCACTTGCGAGAAAGGCCGGCATCTCTTTCCAGCAAATTCAGAAATACGAACGCGGGAAAAATCGGGTCAGCGCCTCTAAACTCTACGTGGTGGCCTGCGCACTACGAGTTCCAATCACTTATTTCTTCCCAGAGATCGACGAGACTGACCCGATCCCGACAAACGGGCCGGACTGA
- a CDS encoding DUF736 domain-containing protein, with protein sequence MASTLATLSRTENGFRGTLSTLTIKAPIAVLENRTKKDGSDEPDFRVIATKNGFEVGAAWTRTTKTSGKEYISVSLTAPEFGKIFANIAQAPGGKEDEYVMIWNPGEN encoded by the coding sequence ATGGCTTCTACACTCGCAACCCTCTCCCGCACCGAAAATGGCTTCCGCGGCACCCTCTCCACCCTGACGATCAAGGCTCCCATCGCCGTCCTCGAAAACCGCACCAAGAAGGATGGCAGCGACGAACCCGACTTCCGCGTCATCGCCACAAAGAACGGCTTTGAGGTCGGCGCCGCGTGGACCCGGACAACGAAGACCAGCGGCAAGGAATACATCTCGGTTTCCCTCACCGCCCCCGAATTCGGCAAGATCTTCGCCAACATCGCGCAGGCACCCGGCGGCAAGGAAGACGAATACGTCATGATCTGGAACCCCGGTGAGAACTAA
- a CDS encoding type II toxin-antitoxin system Phd/YefM family antitoxin, producing the protein MPTFSLTELGNKSGEVIEAAFRGPVDITSRGKRKFVLLTADQFDRLKHGASAQRVHRADRLGAKEREHFLVGLDQIATEDSGQDD; encoded by the coding sequence ATGCCAACATTTTCATTGACCGAACTTGGCAACAAATCGGGCGAAGTCATCGAGGCCGCCTTTCGCGGTCCTGTTGATATCACCAGTCGCGGAAAGCGCAAATTTGTCCTGTTGACCGCTGATCAGTTCGACCGACTCAAGCATGGTGCAAGTGCACAACGCGTTCATCGCGCTGATAGACTCGGCGCCAAGGAACGGGAGCATTTTCTTGTCGGTCTTGATCAAATAGCAACTGAGGACAGTGGCCAGGATGACTAA
- a CDS encoding type II toxin-antitoxin system prevent-host-death family antitoxin — translation MANLAYLKYMEYIYILNYQQKGSAMRTFSTVELTQQIGTVTHVASKEPVTITHHRKPRFVLMSIEDYEKMQGRGRPRRVYGVGETPPELADMLATELEQRINDGSSDYDD, via the coding sequence ATGGCCAACCTTGCTTATTTGAAATATATGGAATATATATATATTCTGAATTATCAGCAGAAGGGTTCCGCCATGCGGACATTTAGCACCGTCGAACTCACGCAGCAAATCGGCACTGTGACCCACGTTGCCAGCAAGGAACCGGTCACGATCACGCACCATCGAAAGCCGCGCTTCGTTCTGATGAGTATCGAGGATTACGAAAAAATGCAGGGACGCGGCCGACCCCGCCGCGTTTATGGCGTTGGAGAAACACCGCCGGAACTTGCTGACATGCTCGCGACAGAACTTGAGCAGCGTATTAACGACGGTTCTTCTGACTATGACGATTGA